The Tistrella mobilis genome window below encodes:
- a CDS encoding family 1 encapsulin nanocompartment shell protein: MDYLNRSQAPFGADLWRRIDEAAIEAARDALTGRRFLEVDGPYGVGLTSIEIGNDDYCRDPGPDEAGAVMSRAISVPMLRKGFRLSVRRIASSTDQGQPLNLDPVEDAAEAVAAREEEMIYYGNPDFGLEGLLSARGRHEIAGGDWANIDQALQDVLAAVNRLDESGMRGPYALALSPRLYNSLFRRYDGSDVLQLEHISRVCTVGIFKAPIEGGVLVDPRVGTLVIGQDLRAGYGSHDGIHHHLYLSESLVLRIDDPKAICTIGADVGKAPAGD, encoded by the coding sequence ATGGATTACCTGAACCGTTCCCAGGCCCCCTTCGGTGCCGATCTCTGGCGCCGCATCGACGAGGCGGCGATCGAGGCCGCCCGCGACGCGCTGACCGGCCGCCGCTTTCTGGAGGTCGACGGCCCCTATGGTGTGGGCCTGACCTCGATCGAGATCGGCAACGACGACTATTGCCGTGATCCCGGCCCGGACGAGGCCGGCGCGGTGATGAGCCGTGCGATCTCGGTGCCGATGCTGCGCAAGGGCTTCCGGCTGAGCGTGCGGCGCATCGCCTCGTCCACCGATCAGGGGCAGCCGCTCAATCTCGATCCGGTCGAGGATGCCGCCGAGGCCGTGGCCGCGCGCGAAGAGGAGATGATCTATTACGGCAACCCCGATTTCGGCCTGGAAGGCCTGCTGAGTGCCCGCGGCCGCCACGAGATCGCAGGCGGCGACTGGGCCAATATCGATCAGGCGTTGCAGGATGTGCTCGCCGCGGTGAACAGGCTGGACGAAAGCGGGATGCGCGGCCCCTATGCGCTGGCGCTGTCGCCCCGGCTCTACAACTCGCTGTTCCGCCGCTATGACGGCAGCGACGTGCTGCAGCTGGAGCATATCTCCCGCGTCTGCACCGTCGGCATCTTCAAGGCGCCGATCGAGGGTGGCGTGCTGGTCGATCCGCGGGTCGGCACGCTGGTGATCGGCCAGGATCTGCGGGCCGGCTATGGCTCGCATGACGGTATTCACCACCATCTTTATCTCTCGGAAAGCCTGGTGCTGCGCATCGACGACCCCAAGGCGATCTGCACCATCGGTGCGGATGTCGGCAAGGCACCGGCCGGCGACTGA
- a CDS encoding encapsulin-associated ferritin-like protein translates to MAGEVLHAPREKLSRHTLALHHAISSLMEELEAVDWYRQRADDCEDDELREILLHNMREEIEHAMMTLEWLRRNDGDFAEQIKTYLFTEGPITGVEESATGGGDGKGGDGDTGGDGLTIGRMKKRR, encoded by the coding sequence ATGGCCGGAGAGGTCCTGCATGCCCCGCGCGAGAAGCTGAGCCGCCACACCCTGGCGCTTCATCATGCAATCTCGTCGCTGATGGAAGAGCTGGAGGCGGTGGACTGGTACCGCCAGCGCGCCGATGATTGCGAAGACGACGAGCTGCGCGAGATCCTGCTGCACAACATGCGCGAGGAAATCGAGCACGCCATGATGACGCTGGAATGGCTGCGCCGGAACGACGGCGACTTTGCTGAGCAGATCAAGACCTATCTGTTCACCGAAGGCCCGATCACCGGGGTGGAGGAAAGCGCCACCGGCGGCGGTGACGGCAAGGGTGGCGATGGCGATACCGGCGGCGACGGGCTGACCATCGGCCGCATGAAGAAGCGCCGCTGA
- a CDS encoding ZIP family metal transporter, protein MIRRPGIRRENLLLGGAAGVMLAAALLSLLVPALDTSVARYGALWGALGIGVAIGLGAAAIAALHAVVPHLHVQQDDQAVERTLRGPHGPGGQAMVAAGGDALLVVDGGGVAAIDARRMAPALLMVLAIALHNLPEGLAVGVGLGGSGLEGGGDLGQGVALAIGIMIQNLPEGFVAAVGMMMTGASRINALLVAFGTGALEIIGGALGVALAGLGAGVLPWTMAFAAGAMIFVVSHEMIPETHRHGQEMGASWALIAGFAIMTAIAAGFG, encoded by the coding sequence GTGATCCGGCGGCCGGGCATCCGGCGGGAAAATCTGCTGCTGGGCGGTGCCGCGGGGGTGATGCTGGCGGCTGCCCTGCTGTCCCTGCTTGTCCCGGCGCTCGACACGTCCGTTGCCCGCTATGGGGCACTCTGGGGTGCGCTCGGCATCGGGGTCGCCATCGGCCTCGGGGCGGCGGCGATCGCGGCCCTGCATGCGGTGGTGCCGCATCTGCACGTCCAGCAGGATGACCAGGCGGTCGAACGGACCCTGCGCGGCCCCCATGGGCCCGGTGGTCAGGCCATGGTTGCGGCCGGCGGTGACGCCCTGCTGGTCGTCGACGGTGGCGGCGTGGCGGCGATCGATGCCCGCCGGATGGCGCCGGCCCTGCTGATGGTGCTGGCGATCGCGCTTCACAACCTGCCCGAAGGGCTGGCGGTCGGCGTCGGCCTCGGCGGTTCGGGGCTGGAGGGCGGCGGCGATCTCGGCCAGGGCGTGGCGCTGGCGATCGGCATCATGATCCAGAACCTGCCCGAAGGTTTCGTGGCGGCCGTCGGCATGATGATGACCGGGGCCAGCCGGATCAACGCGCTGCTGGTTGCCTTCGGCACCGGTGCGCTGGAGATTATCGGCGGTGCGTTGGGGGTGGCGCTTGCCGGCCTCGGCGCCGGAGTGCTGCCCTGGACGATGGCGTTTGCCGCCGGCGCGATGATCTTCGTCGTCAGTCACGAGATGATTCCCGAAACCCACCGCCACGGCCAGGAGATGGGAGCGAGCTGGGCGCTGATCGCCGGTTTTGCGATCATGACCGCCATTGCCGCCGGCTTCGGCTGA
- a CDS encoding MFS transporter — protein sequence MSAELPRPSEPGSGGPPPRNLRMVAVMCLCEVLSMAAYGCYPALLPLLRDDWGLSNGTAGWISSAFFVGYVAAVPVLTGATDRVDARRVYIGSLTLIALATLGFGSFATGPVSAGLFQALAGAGFAGSYMPGLKILSDHVRGPKASRAVASYTACFSLGAGLSVWLAGLVAAAGGWQAGFWAAGVSAAMALVLALVAVPATPPPAPAAGIRHRPWWMPPDFRPVLRNRRAIAYTLAYAGHCWEMFGLRSWLVAFLVHAGAAAAWASSLGGAIIASGILTSFFGNEMAMRLGRRRWITVAMSVTAVLAGLTAAVAGAPLALVLVVVAIYNLMVMADSASLTAGAVAESDPSVRGAAMAMHALLGFGGAILSPITFGLALDGAGGDGDPLGWAAGFAVLAAGGLVGLAAFRRIGGDGPADPVRISREDGGNG from the coding sequence GTGTCAGCAGAACTGCCCCGCCCCTCTGAGCCCGGCTCCGGCGGCCCGCCGCCGCGCAACCTGCGCATGGTCGCCGTGATGTGCCTCTGCGAAGTGCTGTCGATGGCCGCCTATGGCTGCTATCCGGCCCTGCTGCCGTTGCTGCGCGACGACTGGGGCCTCAGCAACGGCACGGCGGGCTGGATTTCCTCGGCCTTTTTCGTGGGCTATGTCGCGGCGGTGCCGGTGCTGACCGGCGCCACCGACCGGGTCGATGCCCGGCGGGTCTATATCGGCTCTCTGACCCTGATCGCGCTTGCAACGCTGGGCTTCGGCAGCTTCGCCACCGGGCCGGTTTCGGCCGGGCTGTTCCAGGCCCTCGCCGGCGCCGGTTTCGCCGGATCCTACATGCCCGGCCTCAAGATCCTGAGCGACCATGTCCGCGGCCCCAAGGCGAGCCGGGCGGTCGCAAGCTATACCGCCTGCTTCTCTCTGGGGGCGGGTCTGTCGGTCTGGCTGGCCGGGCTGGTGGCCGCCGCAGGCGGCTGGCAGGCGGGGTTCTGGGCGGCGGGTGTGTCGGCGGCCATGGCACTGGTGCTGGCGTTGGTTGCGGTGCCGGCAACGCCGCCGCCCGCACCGGCCGCCGGCATCCGCCACCGCCCCTGGTGGATGCCGCCGGATTTCCGGCCGGTGCTGCGCAACCGCCGCGCCATCGCCTATACGCTCGCTTATGCCGGCCATTGCTGGGAAATGTTCGGCCTGCGCAGCTGGCTGGTCGCCTTTCTGGTCCATGCCGGTGCCGCGGCCGCCTGGGCCAGCAGCCTGGGCGGTGCGATCATCGCCTCGGGCATCCTGACCAGCTTCTTCGGCAACGAAATGGCCATGCGGCTCGGCCGGCGGCGCTGGATCACGGTGGCGATGTCGGTGACGGCCGTGCTCGCCGGTCTGACCGCGGCGGTCGCCGGGGCGCCGCTCGCCCTGGTGCTGGTGGTGGTCGCGATCTACAATCTGATGGTCATGGCCGACAGTGCCTCGCTGACCGCGGGTGCCGTGGCCGAAAGCGATCCGTCGGTACGCGGGGCCGCGATGGCCATGCATGCGCTGCTGGGCTTCGGCGGCGCCATCCTCTCGCCGATCACCTTCGGCCTGGCGCTTGACGGGGCCGGGGGTGATGGCGACCCCTTGGGCTGGGCGGCGGGGTTCGCGGTGCTGGCGGCGGGTGGTCTGGTCGGCCTTGCCGCCTTCCGCCGGATCGGTGGCGACGGACCCGCGGATCCTGTGAGGATTTCGCGAGAGGATGGTGGCAACGGTTGA
- a CDS encoding benzoate/H(+) symporter BenE family transporter, whose amino-acid sequence MPLASLSAALIAALVGFGGTVALIVQAGQALGGTPDQITSAVTALCLGIALPGALLSVRLRMPVVLAWSTPGAALLAASTLHAGWAEATGAFMAAAVMMIILGLVPALGRLAARIPAAVAAAMLAGVLLPFCMSLFRAFQSDALLAGLVLVVFVIARQRAPTFALLIVLAVAVAAVVLGGGFTAPHDGDLFGSLVPVTPVFDPAVIVSLGLPLFLVTLVSQNLPGFVVLAQAGYTAPTRPVLTLTGLASLLLAPMGAHAVNLAAITAAICTGPDAHPDPRRRWVTGIAYAGFYVLLALFSAPLVDLFMGLPRETIQIITGVALLGPLTGSIAGMLSDPDDREVAVMTFAATASGVTLFGIGSAFWGLVTGFLVLAARRLLARRRGVVRGSA is encoded by the coding sequence TTGCCGCTCGCTTCGCTCTCTGCTGCCCTCATTGCCGCCCTGGTGGGCTTCGGCGGTACCGTCGCCCTGATCGTTCAGGCGGGTCAGGCCCTGGGTGGCACGCCCGATCAGATCACCTCGGCCGTCACGGCCCTCTGTCTCGGCATCGCGCTGCCCGGTGCCCTGCTCAGCGTCCGGCTGCGCATGCCGGTCGTGCTGGCCTGGTCGACGCCCGGTGCGGCCCTGCTCGCCGCGTCTACCCTGCATGCCGGCTGGGCGGAAGCGACCGGTGCCTTCATGGCGGCTGCCGTGATGATGATCATCCTGGGGCTGGTGCCGGCGCTGGGGCGGCTGGCGGCCAGAATCCCCGCAGCCGTGGCGGCCGCCATGCTCGCGGGCGTGCTGCTGCCCTTCTGCATGTCGCTGTTTCGTGCCTTCCAGAGCGATGCCCTGCTTGCGGGCCTGGTGCTGGTCGTCTTCGTGATCGCCCGCCAGCGGGCGCCCACCTTCGCGCTGCTGATCGTGCTGGCGGTGGCGGTGGCGGCGGTGGTGCTTGGCGGCGGTTTCACCGCGCCGCATGACGGCGATCTCTTCGGCAGCCTGGTGCCAGTGACGCCGGTTTTCGATCCGGCGGTGATCGTCAGCCTGGGCCTGCCGCTCTTTCTGGTGACGCTGGTCTCGCAGAACCTGCCGGGTTTCGTGGTGCTGGCCCAGGCCGGCTATACCGCGCCCACCCGGCCGGTGCTGACGCTCACCGGCCTTGCCTCGCTGCTGCTGGCGCCGATGGGGGCGCATGCGGTCAACCTGGCGGCCATCACCGCGGCGATCTGCACCGGCCCGGATGCTCATCCCGATCCGCGCCGGCGCTGGGTCACGGGCATCGCCTATGCCGGGTTCTATGTGCTGCTCGCCCTCTTTTCGGCGCCGCTGGTCGACCTGTTCATGGGGTTGCCGCGGGAAACCATTCAGATCATCACCGGCGTGGCGCTGCTCGGCCCGCTCACCGGTTCGATCGCCGGCATGCTGTCGGATCCGGATGATCGCGAAGTGGCGGTGATGACCTTCGCGGCCACCGCTTCGGGGGTCACCCTGTTCGGCATCGGCTCGGCCTTCTGGGGGCTGGTGACCGGCTTTCTGGTGCTGGCGGCCCGGCGCCTGCTGGCCCGGCGGCGTGGGGTGGTGCGCGGTTCCGCATGA
- the mobB gene encoding molybdopterin-guanine dinucleotide biosynthesis protein B, which translates to MRIIGLVGPGNSGKTTLIEGLIPLLAAGGRRVITVKRSHHRPDLDRPGKDSDRHRRAGAAAVVVGGGGLVGVLREEPATGPDGVSEPDPADQLRRWLALAGLADIAIVEGFAGAGHPRLEVLDPGRRDARWPLYPRDDRILGVIVPDPAALTCAALDRDLLGGRPIFGRDDLHAVAGFVLSEAWPSWS; encoded by the coding sequence ATGCGGATCATCGGCCTGGTGGGACCCGGCAACAGCGGCAAGACCACGCTGATCGAGGGGTTGATTCCGCTGCTCGCGGCCGGCGGCCGGCGGGTCATCACGGTGAAGCGCAGCCATCACCGCCCGGATCTCGACCGGCCGGGCAAGGACAGCGACCGTCATCGCCGGGCCGGGGCGGCCGCGGTGGTGGTGGGCGGCGGCGGGCTGGTGGGGGTGCTGCGGGAAGAACCGGCAACCGGGCCCGACGGCGTTTCGGAACCCGATCCGGCGGATCAGCTGCGCCGCTGGCTCGCCCTGGCCGGCCTGGCCGATATCGCCATCGTCGAGGGCTTCGCCGGCGCCGGCCATCCGCGGCTGGAGGTGCTGGATCCCGGCCGCCGGGATGCGCGCTGGCCGCTCTATCCGCGGGACGACCGGATCCTTGGGGTGATCGTGCCCGATCCGGCAGCCCTGACCTGTGCGGCGCTCGATCGCGATCTGCTGGGTGGCCGGCCGATCTTCGGTCGTGACGATCTGCACGCCGTGGCAGGCTTCGTACTGTCGGAGGCGTGGCCCTCCTGGTCCTGA
- a CDS encoding CmpA/NrtA family ABC transporter substrate-binding protein — protein sequence MTDKIVPPASPDAATAAAGAHRFRISRRGLLGAAATLAAARLLLPGGAFAAATGAAPEKTDLTIGFIPLTDCAPLVIAHEKGFFKREGLKVTLSKEASWANIRDKMTIGALDAAHMLAGMPIAATLGLGAIPQAQVTALSLDLNGNAITLSNALHDRMVAADPAAMAERPMTARALKAVIDADKAAGKAPLTFAAVFPVSSHMYELRYWLASAGIDPDADLRIIVIPPPQMVANLRAGNCDGYCVGEPWNERAVEAGIGKVAITSVELWANQPEKVLGVAADWAEKNPATHEAMLRAVIAAGQWLDDPANRAEAADIIAGRAYVNAPAEVVRMSMTGTFRYAADEAPRPLPDFNVFSRYAANFPWISHAEWTLTQMIRWGQIDRPVDIAATAAAVYRPDLYRRVAAQMGIAAPTIDRKPEGVNTSAWTLTEATRPIAMGPDVFFDGTRFDPADPVGYIRRFAIKAPAVDLTALAAAQTTPRASAA from the coding sequence ATGACCGACAAGATCGTTCCGCCCGCCTCTCCCGACGCCGCCACCGCCGCTGCGGGGGCACACCGCTTCCGGATCAGCCGGCGGGGATTGCTGGGTGCCGCCGCAACGCTGGCCGCCGCGCGGCTGCTGCTTCCGGGGGGTGCCTTTGCCGCCGCGACCGGTGCGGCGCCCGAGAAGACCGACCTCACCATCGGCTTCATCCCGCTGACCGACTGCGCGCCTCTGGTCATCGCCCATGAGAAAGGCTTCTTCAAGCGCGAAGGCCTGAAGGTCACACTCTCGAAAGAGGCGTCCTGGGCCAATATCCGCGACAAGATGACCATTGGTGCCCTGGATGCCGCCCATATGCTGGCCGGCATGCCGATCGCCGCGACCCTGGGCCTCGGGGCCATCCCCCAGGCCCAGGTGACCGCGCTGTCGCTGGACCTGAACGGCAATGCCATCACGCTGTCCAATGCGCTCCATGACCGGATGGTCGCGGCCGACCCGGCGGCTATGGCCGAACGGCCGATGACCGCGCGGGCGCTGAAGGCGGTGATCGATGCCGACAAGGCCGCCGGCAAGGCGCCGCTCACCTTCGCCGCGGTCTTCCCGGTGTCGTCGCATATGTACGAGCTGCGCTACTGGCTGGCCTCGGCCGGGATCGACCCGGATGCCGATCTGCGCATCATCGTGATCCCGCCGCCGCAGATGGTCGCCAATCTGCGTGCCGGCAATTGCGACGGCTATTGCGTGGGCGAGCCCTGGAACGAGCGCGCGGTCGAAGCCGGCATCGGCAAGGTCGCGATCACCAGCGTCGAGCTTTGGGCCAATCAGCCCGAAAAGGTGCTGGGCGTCGCCGCCGACTGGGCGGAGAAGAACCCCGCGACCCACGAGGCGATGCTGCGTGCGGTGATCGCCGCCGGCCAATGGCTCGACGACCCGGCCAACCGGGCGGAGGCCGCCGACATCATCGCCGGCCGCGCCTATGTGAATGCACCGGCCGAGGTGGTGCGGATGTCGATGACCGGCACCTTCCGCTATGCCGCCGACGAGGCACCGCGCCCGCTGCCCGATTTCAACGTCTTCAGCCGCTACGCCGCCAACTTTCCCTGGATCAGCCATGCCGAATGGACGCTGACCCAGATGATCCGCTGGGGCCAGATCGACCGGCCGGTCGACATCGCCGCCACCGCGGCCGCCGTCTACAGGCCCGATCTCTATCGCAGGGTCGCCGCCCAGATGGGCATCGCGGCACCGACCATCGATCGCAAGCCCGAAGGTGTCAACACCTCCGCCTGGACGTTGACCGAGGCCACCCGGCCGATCGCCATGGGCCCGGATGTGTTCTTCGACGGCACCCGCTTCGATCCGGCCGACCCGGTCGGCTATATCCGCCGGTTCGCGATCAAGGCCCCGGCCGTGGACCTGACCGCGCTTGCCGCCGCCCAGACCACCCCGCGCGCCAGCGCCGCCTGA
- the ntrB gene encoding nitrate ABC transporter permease, with translation MADISLDGAAKPGTGIGRRLGLVAERIVWPLLTLAVALGGWTLIQQTVATDLPGVGETLARGIELFSDPFYVAGPNDQGIFWQLLYSLGRVLAGFGLACLIGLPLGLLIGTSQAASRAFTPFIEVMRPVSPLAWLPIGLLLFRAVDPSAIFVILITSIWPVILNTAAGVRAVPADYVQVGRVLRLGRLAMFRRILLPAALPYVLAGMRLSLGTAWMVIVAAEMLTGGVGIGFFIWDEWNNLSVPSILVAIVLIGLVGIALDAAMAAVQRRLSH, from the coding sequence ATGGCCGACATCTCCCTCGACGGTGCCGCAAAACCCGGCACCGGCATCGGACGGCGCCTCGGCCTTGTGGCCGAACGCATCGTCTGGCCGCTTCTGACCCTCGCCGTCGCACTCGGCGGCTGGACATTGATCCAGCAGACGGTGGCGACCGACCTGCCGGGCGTGGGTGAAACCCTCGCCCGCGGCATCGAGCTGTTTTCAGACCCGTTCTACGTCGCGGGCCCCAATGATCAGGGCATCTTCTGGCAGCTGCTCTATTCGCTGGGCCGGGTGCTGGCGGGCTTCGGCCTCGCCTGCCTGATCGGCCTGCCGCTGGGCCTGCTGATCGGCACCAGCCAGGCGGCATCCCGCGCCTTCACCCCGTTCATCGAGGTGATGCGCCCGGTCAGCCCGCTCGCCTGGCTGCCGATCGGCCTGCTGCTGTTCCGGGCGGTCGATCCGTCGGCAATCTTCGTGATCCTGATCACCAGCATCTGGCCGGTGATCCTGAACACCGCCGCCGGTGTGCGCGCCGTGCCGGCCGATTACGTCCAGGTCGGCCGCGTGCTGCGCCTGGGGCGGCTTGCCATGTTCCGCCGCATCCTGCTGCCCGCCGCCCTGCCCTATGTGCTGGCCGGCATGCGGCTGTCGCTCGGCACCGCCTGGATGGTGATCGTGGCAGCAGAAATGCTGACCGGCGGGGTCGGCATCGGCTTCTTCATCTGGGACGAGTGGAACAACCTCTCGGTCCCCAGCATCCTGGTGGCGATCGTCCTGATCGGGCTGGTGGGCATCGCCCTTGATGCCGCCATGGCCGCCGTCCAGCGCCGTCTTTCCCACTGA
- a CDS encoding ABC transporter ATP-binding protein, producing MTNRPHLSIEGVDLDFRTRDGVRPILRGIDLKIARGEFVAVIGHSGCGKSTLLNIVAGLITPERGAILLDDKVVDAPGPDRAMVFQSHALLPWLTVRENVALAVDQVHRRTMDAAARARLIDEHLAMVRMDHAAARRPHELSGGMRQRVGIARALAMRPAVLLMDEPFGALDALTRARLQDELMAIQADLSMTVMMVTHDVDEAALLADRVVMMTEGPAARIGRIVDIPLARPRRRSQVLRDPAFIEARVQMLSFLHGDAAEDADAAAMLAVAAE from the coding sequence ATGACCAACCGACCGCATCTCTCGATCGAAGGCGTCGATCTCGACTTCCGCACCCGCGACGGTGTCCGCCCGATCCTGCGCGGCATCGATCTGAAAATCGCCCGGGGTGAATTCGTGGCGGTGATCGGCCATTCCGGCTGCGGCAAATCCACCCTGCTCAACATCGTGGCCGGGCTGATCACACCCGAACGCGGGGCCATCCTGCTCGACGACAAGGTGGTCGACGCCCCCGGCCCCGACCGGGCGATGGTCTTTCAGTCCCATGCCCTGCTGCCCTGGCTGACGGTGCGCGAGAATGTGGCGCTGGCAGTGGATCAGGTCCATCGCCGGACCATGGATGCCGCCGCCCGCGCACGGCTGATCGACGAGCATCTGGCGATGGTGCGCATGGATCATGCCGCGGCGCGCCGGCCGCACGAGCTGTCGGGCGGCATGCGCCAGCGGGTCGGCATCGCCCGGGCGCTGGCCATGCGCCCGGCCGTGCTGCTGATGGACGAGCCCTTCGGCGCGCTCGACGCGCTCACCCGCGCCCGGCTCCAGGACGAGTTGATGGCCATCCAGGCCGATCTGTCGATGACGGTGATGATGGTCACCCACGACGTCGACGAGGCCGCCCTGCTCGCCGACCGGGTGGTGATGATGACGGAAGGCCCGGCCGCGCGGATCGGCCGGATCGTCGATATTCCCCTCGCCCGCCCGCGCCGCCGGTCGCAGGTGCTGCGCGACCCCGCCTTCATCGAGGCACGGGTGCAGATGCTGTCCTTCCTCCATGGCGATGCCGCAGAGGATGCCGACGCCGCGGCGATGCTCGCCGTCGCGGCGGAATGA
- the nirB gene encoding nitrite reductase large subunit NirB, translating into MHTTRDRILVIGAGMAGTRLVQDLVALAPGACDITLIGAEPHAPYDRIMLSPVLAGEKTAEAIRLLDDDFLDRHGVTFLAGDAVTGIDRAARHVTTATGRRLDYDRLVLATGSQPIRLPLPGAALSGVVTFRDLGNVDTMLALGRPGAPAVVIGGGLLGLEAAAGLAGRGMKVTVVHLAGHVMERQLDAEAGGMLADALAARGITTVTTANSRAILDDGTGRVAGLELADGRVLPAELLVMAVGIRPETGLARAAGLEVGRGILVDDRLTTSDPAIAALGECVEFDGQCFGLVAPLYDQAKVLARALAGRPGDGFALRPTATRLKVSGVDVFSAGSLGGADAEEITLRDAARGSYRKLVIRDDRLAGVVMYGDVADGPWFFETMRRAEPLGALRDRLIFGPSFAAGPSATGADAATAAVAALADDAEICGCNGVCKGTITAAIAAQGLTSLDEVRAHTKASASCGSCSGQVKALLGLCLGGAAPAEAEDADPAICTCTDLGHDAVRARLGELPAMTAIEAMAVLGWKTPEGCSKCRPALNYYLLCAHPAAGVDDPASRFVNERVHANIQKDGTFSVVPRMWGGLTSAAELRAIADIVDRYDIPTVKVTGGQRIDLLGVRKQDLPAVWRDLNAAGMVSGHAYAKGLRTVKTCVGSEWCRFGTQDSTGLGVKLERITWGAWMPHKFKMAVSGCPRNCAEATIKDFGVICVDSGYELVVGGNGGIHLRGTDPLTKVSTEAEVIEICLAFIQFYREDARYLERTAPWIERIGLDRVKAVVVTDTAARQALAARFLASQAHAQNDPWASIAAAPGAEFAAIDVPARQAAE; encoded by the coding sequence ATGCACACCACCCGGGACCGCATCCTCGTCATCGGCGCCGGCATGGCCGGCACGCGGCTGGTTCAGGACCTGGTCGCGCTCGCGCCCGGCGCCTGCGACATCACCCTGATCGGCGCCGAACCCCACGCCCCCTATGACCGGATCATGCTCTCGCCCGTGCTGGCGGGGGAAAAGACCGCAGAGGCGATCCGCCTGCTGGACGACGACTTCCTGGATCGCCATGGCGTGACCTTCCTGGCCGGCGACGCCGTAACCGGCATCGATCGGGCCGCGCGGCACGTCACCACCGCCACCGGCCGGCGGCTGGATTATGACCGGCTGGTGCTGGCCACCGGGTCGCAGCCGATCCGCCTGCCCCTGCCCGGTGCGGCGCTTTCGGGCGTCGTCACCTTCCGCGACCTCGGCAATGTCGATACCATGCTGGCCCTGGGCCGGCCCGGCGCCCCGGCAGTGGTGATCGGCGGCGGGCTGCTCGGCCTTGAAGCCGCAGCCGGGCTTGCCGGGCGGGGCATGAAGGTGACGGTGGTCCACCTGGCCGGCCATGTGATGGAACGCCAGCTGGATGCCGAGGCCGGCGGCATGCTGGCGGATGCCCTCGCCGCCCGCGGCATCACCACGGTCACCACCGCGAACAGCCGGGCGATCCTGGACGATGGCACCGGCCGGGTCGCGGGGCTGGAACTCGCCGATGGCCGGGTGCTGCCGGCGGAGCTGCTGGTGATGGCGGTCGGCATCCGGCCCGAGACCGGCCTCGCCCGCGCGGCGGGGCTGGAGGTCGGCCGCGGCATCCTGGTCGACGACCGGCTGACGACGTCCGATCCGGCGATCGCGGCGCTTGGCGAATGCGTCGAATTCGACGGTCAGTGCTTCGGCCTGGTGGCCCCCCTCTACGATCAGGCGAAAGTGCTGGCGCGGGCATTGGCCGGCCGGCCCGGCGACGGCTTCGCCCTCCGCCCCACCGCCACCCGGCTCAAGGTCTCGGGCGTCGACGTGTTCTCGGCCGGCAGTCTGGGCGGCGCGGATGCCGAAGAGATCACGCTGCGCGATGCCGCCCGCGGCAGCTATCGCAAGCTGGTGATCCGTGACGACAGGCTGGCCGGCGTGGTGATGTACGGCGATGTCGCCGACGGCCCCTGGTTCTTCGAAACCATGCGCAGGGCGGAGCCGCTGGGCGCCCTCCGCGACCGGCTGATCTTCGGCCCGTCCTTCGCCGCCGGCCCCTCGGCCACGGGTGCCGATGCCGCGACCGCCGCCGTGGCCGCCCTTGCCGACGATGCCGAAATCTGCGGCTGCAACGGCGTCTGCAAGGGCACGATCACCGCGGCGATCGCGGCCCAGGGTCTCACCAGCCTCGACGAGGTGCGCGCCCATACCAAGGCCTCCGCCTCCTGCGGGTCGTGCAGCGGCCAGGTGAAGGCGCTGCTCGGCCTGTGCCTGGGTGGGGCAGCACCGGCAGAGGCAGAGGATGCCGATCCGGCGATCTGCACCTGCACCGACCTCGGCCATGATGCGGTTCGCGCGCGGCTCGGCGAGCTGCCGGCCATGACCGCGATCGAGGCCATGGCGGTGCTGGGCTGGAAGACGCCCGAAGGCTGTTCGAAATGCCGGCCGGCGCTGAACTATTATCTGCTCTGCGCCCATCCGGCCGCGGGTGTCGACGACCCGGCCTCGCGCTTCGTGAACGAGCGCGTGCACGCCAACATCCAGAAGGACGGCACCTTCTCGGTGGTGCCGCGGATGTGGGGCGGGTTGACGTCGGCCGCCGAACTGCGCGCCATCGCCGATATCGTCGACCGCTACGACATCCCGACCGTGAAGGTGACCGGCGGCCAGCGCATCGACCTGCTGGGCGTGCGCAAGCAGGATCTGCCGGCGGTCTGGCGCGATCTGAACGCCGCCGGCATGGTCTCGGGCCATGCCTATGCCAAGGGCCTGCGCACGGTGAAGACCTGCGTCGGATCCGAATGGTGCCGCTTCGGCACGCAGGATTCGACCGGGCTGGGCGTCAAACTCGAACGGATCACCTGGGGCGCCTGGATGCCGCACAAGTTCAAGATGGCGGTGTCGGGCTGCCCGCGGAACTGTGCCGAGGCGACGATCAAGGATTTCGGCGTGATCTGCGTCGACAGCGGCTACGAGCTGGTGGTCGGCGGCAATGGCGGCATCCATCTGCGCGGCACCGACCCGCTGACCAAGGTTTCGACCGAAGCCGAGGTGATCGAGATCTGCCTGGCCTTCATCCAGTTCTATCGCGAGGACGCCCGCTATCTGGAGCGCACGGCGCCCTGGATCGAGCGCATCGGTCTCGACCGCGTGAAGGCGGTGGTGGTGACGGATACCGCCGCCCGCCAGGCGCTCGCCGCCCGGTTCCTGGCCTCTCAGGCCCATGCACAGAACGACCCCTGGGCAAGCATCGCCGCCGCACCCGGCGCCGAATTCGCGGCCATCGACGTCCCCGCCCGCCAGGCGGCCGAATAA